Proteins co-encoded in one Streptomyces sp. JH34 genomic window:
- a CDS encoding type 2 lanthipeptide synthetase LanM family protein, whose amino-acid sequence MEKEAIGGKASSDGAGGTDHAPVPDTDGLFGLREHGDPWWVPGTVGPRPAAEPDWAGFAREAVDRAPRSARIADRAYPDLTGFALVVAPFAARAADRMAGAVSGGVGARPGPAPCSTAVLDGFRRDVERRLAVLAARTLVSELHDARADGRLTGPGPRERFRDFLRLTASRAGLASLVTAYPVLARVLAQAAMNAADAFAEMLGRLTADGELLGASTVLGAQGAGRLTAYGPHTLTEVEAGTGDSHRGGRSVMLLRFADGARLVYKPRPLAAHRHFDTLVQWFNSLGGTPVLRAPGVLDRGAYGWAEFIGDAPCRSAAETTLFYRRLGALLALLHVLDGTDLHHENLIACGAHPVLVDVETLFHPPLTQAPPADPAARALYGSVHRVGLLPQLLVGDTTALDMSAVGGGRAASSPLETASWAAAGTDTMHLVRATGRFAESANRPSLDGVLAEPFRFTGALCDGFRAAYTAVSDSRDELLGSNGLLRLFAEDETRFVPRPTWTYATLLHESTHPDLMRDAAERQQVFALLRTGALGSPALAGLEDEEIEELWRGDVPVFTTRPDLTEVWSGNGRRMRGPAGPTGLARVEAKIRALDTVDRLDQERIIRTAMVSTSTGPPHGATGSARPRTEATAPEPERLLSAARSVGDQLVSLAYHSGSRTNWIGLELLGERYWRLTPLAADLAGGYTGPALFLAQLASLTGAARYADAARAALAPLPGLLDALHLRGDDLGVLGSGAFSGLGGIAYALTEVGTLLDDSRVLDWAGPATRLACAASSAEEGLGVRGGAAGGLVALLAVHRTTGRTEAWRGAERCAERLVAAAPASGGFAEGAAGIGWALLRFAGAGGGPRHRNAGLDALRRAVRGAGDGRAWCEGTSGVALAVADSPEALADPELRDWLAERAGDVARAAPQPDDSLCHGELGVLELLGHAALPRLRPHWLRRTGTVLAAADRAQPHCGTPGHVPHPGLLTGLSGIGHGLLRAGFPDRIGPALLMRHSTGADRAHVPMTFTINDRKKRQR is encoded by the coding sequence GTGGAGAAGGAAGCGATCGGCGGTAAGGCGTCGTCGGACGGCGCGGGCGGCACGGACCACGCCCCGGTACCGGACACCGACGGCCTCTTCGGACTCCGGGAGCACGGCGACCCGTGGTGGGTCCCCGGCACCGTCGGACCGCGCCCGGCGGCCGAGCCCGACTGGGCCGGTTTCGCCCGGGAGGCGGTCGACCGGGCACCGCGCTCGGCGCGGATCGCGGACCGGGCCTACCCGGATCTGACCGGCTTCGCGCTGGTCGTCGCCCCGTTCGCGGCCCGGGCAGCCGACCGGATGGCGGGCGCGGTGTCCGGTGGCGTCGGCGCGCGGCCTGGGCCGGCCCCCTGCTCCACCGCTGTGCTGGACGGCTTCCGTCGGGACGTGGAACGGCGCCTGGCCGTGTTGGCCGCCCGGACCCTCGTGTCGGAACTGCACGACGCGCGGGCCGACGGCAGGCTGACGGGCCCCGGGCCGCGTGAGCGCTTCCGGGACTTCCTGCGGCTGACCGCGAGCCGGGCGGGCCTCGCCTCTCTGGTCACCGCCTATCCGGTCCTCGCCAGGGTCCTCGCGCAGGCGGCCATGAACGCGGCCGACGCGTTCGCCGAGATGCTCGGCAGGCTCACCGCGGACGGGGAACTCCTCGGTGCCTCCACGGTGCTCGGGGCCCAGGGGGCGGGGCGGCTCACCGCCTACGGGCCGCACACCCTGACGGAGGTCGAGGCCGGTACGGGTGACAGCCACCGCGGGGGCCGGTCGGTGATGCTGCTGCGGTTCGCCGACGGCGCCCGGCTGGTCTACAAGCCGCGACCGCTCGCCGCGCACCGGCACTTCGACACCCTGGTGCAGTGGTTCAACTCCCTCGGGGGGACGCCCGTCCTGCGGGCGCCCGGGGTCCTGGACCGGGGCGCGTACGGCTGGGCCGAGTTCATCGGGGACGCCCCCTGCCGCTCGGCGGCCGAGACCACTCTCTTCTACCGGCGCCTGGGGGCGCTGCTGGCCCTGCTGCACGTCCTGGACGGCACGGACCTGCACCACGAGAACCTCATCGCATGCGGGGCCCATCCCGTCCTGGTCGATGTGGAGACGCTCTTCCACCCGCCCCTCACGCAGGCCCCACCCGCCGATCCGGCCGCCCGGGCCCTGTACGGCTCGGTGCACCGTGTCGGACTGCTTCCACAGCTTCTGGTCGGGGACACCACCGCGCTCGACATGTCGGCCGTCGGCGGCGGACGGGCTGCCTCCTCCCCGCTGGAGACGGCCTCCTGGGCGGCGGCGGGCACCGACACCATGCATCTGGTGCGTGCCACCGGGCGGTTCGCCGAATCGGCCAACCGTCCCAGCCTGGACGGGGTCCTGGCCGAGCCGTTCCGGTTCACCGGCGCCCTGTGCGACGGCTTCCGCGCCGCGTACACCGCCGTCAGCGACTCACGTGACGAACTGCTCGGCTCCAACGGGCTGTTGCGGCTGTTCGCCGAGGACGAGACCCGCTTCGTGCCGAGGCCGACGTGGACGTACGCCACGCTGCTGCACGAGTCGACCCACCCCGACCTGATGCGGGACGCCGCCGAGCGCCAGCAGGTGTTCGCGCTCCTGCGCACCGGCGCCCTGGGCTCCCCCGCGCTGGCCGGTCTGGAGGACGAGGAGATCGAGGAGCTGTGGCGGGGTGACGTCCCGGTGTTCACCACGCGTCCGGACCTCACCGAGGTGTGGAGCGGCAACGGGCGCAGGATGCGGGGTCCCGCCGGGCCCACCGGGCTGGCGCGGGTGGAGGCGAAGATCCGCGCCCTGGACACCGTGGACCGGCTGGACCAGGAACGGATCATCCGCACCGCCATGGTGAGCACCTCCACCGGGCCTCCGCACGGCGCCACCGGGTCCGCGAGGCCCAGGACCGAGGCCACCGCGCCGGAACCGGAGCGGCTGCTGTCGGCCGCCCGCTCGGTGGGCGACCAGCTCGTCTCACTCGCGTACCACAGCGGCAGCCGGACCAACTGGATCGGTCTTGAGCTGCTCGGCGAACGCTACTGGCGGCTCACGCCGCTGGCGGCCGACCTCGCGGGCGGTTACACCGGGCCCGCGCTGTTCCTCGCGCAGCTGGCGTCCCTGACCGGTGCCGCCCGCTACGCCGACGCGGCCCGGGCGGCGCTGGCGCCCCTACCGGGTCTGCTGGACGCGCTCCACCTGCGTGGGGACGACCTCGGAGTGCTCGGTTCCGGCGCGTTCTCCGGGCTCGGGGGCATCGCCTACGCCCTCACCGAGGTCGGGACGCTGCTGGACGACAGCCGGGTACTGGACTGGGCGGGGCCCGCCACCCGGCTCGCCTGCGCGGCGAGTTCGGCCGAGGAGGGGCTCGGGGTGCGCGGCGGCGCGGCCGGCGGGCTGGTGGCGCTGCTCGCCGTGCACCGGACCACCGGCCGGACCGAGGCCTGGCGCGGTGCCGAGCGGTGCGCCGAACGACTCGTGGCGGCGGCGCCGGCGTCCGGGGGCTTCGCGGAGGGGGCGGCGGGCATCGGCTGGGCCCTGCTGCGGTTCGCCGGGGCGGGCGGCGGCCCGCGCCACCGGAACGCCGGGCTGGACGCCCTGCGCCGTGCCGTACGGGGTGCCGGCGACGGCCGTGCCTGGTGCGAGGGGACGTCGGGCGTCGCGCTCGCGGTCGCCGACAGCCCCGAGGCCCTCGCCGATCCCGAGCTCCGCGACTGGCTCGCGGAGCGGGCCGGTGACGTGGCCCGGGCCGCACCCCAGCCGGACGACAGCCTGTGCCACGGCGAACTGGGCGTACTGGAACTGCTCGGTCATGCCGCCCTGCCCCGGCTGCGCCCCCACTGGCTGCGCCGGACCGGCACCGTGCTGGCCGCCGCCGACCGGGCGCAGCCGCACTGCGGGACGCCCGGACACGTACCTCACCCGGGGCTGCTCACCGGCCTGTCGGGCATCGGACACGGGCTGCTGCGGGCGGGGTTCCCCGACCGCATCGGGCCGGCACTGCTCATGCGCCACTCCACGGGGGCCGACCGGGCCCACGTACCCATGACGTTCACCATCAACGACCGGAAGAAGAGGCAGAGATGA
- a CDS encoding LacI family DNA-binding transcriptional regulator: MTVTLADVAARARVSPATVSRVLNGNYPVASSTRERVLRAVDELDYVLNGPASSLAAATSDLVGILVNDIADPFFGIMAGAAQSEIGGPGDGSGRGGGEKLAVVCNTGGSPERELTYLTLLQRQRAAAVVLTGGALEDPAHQAAMAVKLAKLADAGTRIVFCGRPPLPDTDAVTAALAFDNRGGARRLTEHLIGLGHRRIGYVAGPLERTTTRHRLEGHREAMKAAGLYGDEENVTVHGPYDRGSGYDATLELLRREPEVTAVVAANDTVALGACAAVRDLGLRIPEDVSVAGFDDLPFSVDAVPALTTVRLPLFEAGARAGRLAMGKETPPPGGIATIAAELMERGSTAAPAR, encoded by the coding sequence ATGACAGTCACCCTGGCGGACGTCGCGGCCCGCGCCCGGGTGTCCCCGGCCACCGTGTCCCGTGTCCTGAACGGCAACTACCCGGTGGCGTCGTCCACCCGGGAGCGGGTCCTGCGCGCGGTGGACGAACTGGACTACGTGCTGAACGGCCCGGCCAGCTCGCTCGCCGCCGCCACGTCCGACCTCGTGGGGATCCTGGTCAACGACATCGCCGACCCCTTCTTCGGCATCATGGCCGGGGCCGCGCAGAGCGAGATCGGCGGACCGGGCGACGGGTCGGGCCGCGGAGGCGGCGAGAAGCTCGCCGTCGTCTGCAACACCGGTGGCTCCCCCGAGCGCGAACTCACCTACCTCACCCTGCTGCAGCGCCAGCGTGCCGCGGCCGTCGTGCTCACCGGCGGGGCGCTGGAGGACCCGGCACACCAGGCGGCCATGGCCGTGAAGCTGGCCAAGCTCGCGGACGCCGGCACCCGGATCGTCTTCTGCGGACGCCCCCCGCTTCCGGACACCGACGCGGTGACCGCCGCACTGGCCTTCGACAACCGGGGCGGTGCCCGGCGGCTCACCGAGCACCTGATCGGCCTGGGGCACCGCCGGATCGGTTACGTCGCCGGTCCCCTGGAGCGCACCACGACCCGGCACCGACTGGAGGGCCACCGCGAGGCCATGAAGGCGGCCGGGCTCTACGGGGACGAGGAGAACGTCACCGTGCACGGCCCCTACGACCGCGGCTCCGGTTACGACGCCACGCTCGAACTCCTGCGCCGCGAGCCCGAGGTGACAGCCGTCGTCGCCGCCAACGACACGGTGGCGCTGGGTGCCTGCGCGGCGGTGCGGGACCTCGGGCTCCGTATCCCCGAGGACGTCTCGGTGGCCGGCTTCGACGACCTGCCGTTCTCGGTGGACGCCGTACCGGCTCTGACGACCGTGCGGCTGCCGCTGTTCGAGGCGGGGGCGCGGGCGGGCCGGCTGGCCATGGGCAAGGAGACACCCCCGCCCGGCGGTATCGCGACCATCGCGGCGGAGCTCATGGAGCGGGGATCGACGGCGGCCCCGGCCCGCTGA
- a CDS encoding Gfo/Idh/MocA family oxidoreductase, translated as MTRRTVRIAMNGVTGRMGYRQHLVRSILAIREQGGLDLGDGEVLWPEPVLVGRRAHALEALAAQHGLTEWSTDLDAVLADESIDIYFDAQVTSARVEAIKKAIAAGKHIYTEKPTATDVEGALELARLARDAGIKHGVVQDKIFLPGLLKLKRLIDGGFFGEILSVRGEFGYWVFEGDWQDAQRPSWNYRAEDGGGIVVDMFPHWEYVLHELFGQVTSVSAHVQTHIPQRWDEQGKPYAATADDAAYGTFQLAGGAVAQINSSWAVRVNRDELVEFQVDGTHGSAVAGLRNCRVQHRSATPKPVWNPDLPVTEPFRDQWQEVPDNAEFDNGFKAQWELFLRHIVLDEPYTWDLMAGARGVQLAELGLKSSAEGRRFDVPELNL; from the coding sequence GTGACACGCAGGACAGTGCGCATCGCCATGAACGGCGTCACGGGACGCATGGGATACCGGCAGCACCTGGTGCGCTCGATCCTCGCGATCCGCGAGCAGGGCGGCCTCGACCTCGGTGACGGCGAGGTGCTGTGGCCGGAACCCGTGCTCGTCGGCCGCCGCGCCCACGCCCTGGAGGCACTCGCCGCACAGCACGGCCTGACCGAGTGGTCGACCGACCTGGACGCGGTGCTCGCCGACGAGTCGATCGACATCTACTTCGACGCCCAGGTCACCTCGGCCCGCGTCGAGGCGATCAAGAAGGCCATCGCCGCCGGCAAGCACATCTACACCGAGAAGCCCACCGCCACCGACGTCGAGGGCGCGCTCGAACTGGCCCGGCTCGCCCGCGACGCCGGCATCAAGCACGGAGTCGTCCAGGACAAGATCTTCCTCCCGGGCCTGCTCAAGCTGAAGCGCCTCATCGACGGCGGCTTCTTCGGCGAGATCCTCTCCGTGCGCGGCGAGTTCGGCTACTGGGTCTTCGAAGGCGACTGGCAGGACGCCCAGCGCCCCTCCTGGAACTACCGCGCGGAGGACGGCGGCGGCATCGTCGTCGACATGTTCCCGCACTGGGAGTACGTCCTGCACGAGCTGTTCGGCCAGGTCACGAGCGTCTCGGCGCACGTCCAGACGCACATCCCGCAGCGCTGGGACGAGCAGGGCAAGCCCTACGCCGCCACCGCAGACGACGCCGCGTACGGCACCTTCCAGCTGGCCGGCGGCGCCGTCGCACAGATCAACTCCTCCTGGGCGGTCCGCGTCAACCGCGACGAGCTCGTCGAGTTCCAGGTCGACGGCACCCACGGCTCCGCCGTCGCGGGCCTCCGCAACTGCCGTGTACAGCACCGCTCGGCCACCCCGAAGCCGGTCTGGAACCCCGACCTCCCGGTCACCGAGCCGTTCCGCGACCAGTGGCAGGAAGTCCCCGACAACGCCGAGTTCGACAACGGCTTCAAGGCCCAGTGGGAGCTCTTCCTGCGCCACATCGTCCTCGACGAGCCCTACACCTGGGACCTGATGGCCGGCGCCCGCGGTGTCCAGCTCGCCGAGCTCGGCCTCAAGTCCTCGGCCGAGGGCCGCCGCTTCGACGTACCGGAGCTGAACCTGTGA
- a CDS encoding dihydrodipicolinate synthase family protein, producing MTIHLPQGAYEPRTTPLDLAPSGAPLASRTVFSAAHVVADPHADISPDDPVAVDWDATLAFRRHLWSHGLGVAEAMDTAQRGMGLDWAGAAELIRRSAAEAKSVGGLIACGVGTDQLTGPATLTEVRAAYEEQLALVEESGARAILMASRALAAAAKGPEDYLETYAHLLRQATEPVVLHWLGPMFDPALEGYWGSTDLDAATDTFLKVIAEHPDKVDGIKISLLDAEREIDVRRRLPSGVRCYTGDDFNYPELIAGDDRGFSHALLGIFDPLGPLAAHAVRVLDTGDVRGFRDLLDPTVELSRHLFKAPTRFYKTGVVFLAWLAGHQDHFTMVGGLQSARSLPHLAKAYELADRLGLFPDPELAESRMRALLTVHGGSR from the coding sequence GTGACCATCCACCTCCCACAGGGTGCGTACGAACCCCGCACCACCCCGCTCGACCTGGCACCGTCCGGGGCGCCGCTCGCCTCCCGCACGGTCTTCTCCGCCGCCCACGTCGTCGCCGACCCGCACGCCGACATCAGCCCCGACGACCCCGTCGCCGTCGACTGGGACGCCACCCTCGCCTTCCGCCGCCACCTCTGGTCGCACGGCCTGGGCGTCGCCGAGGCGATGGACACCGCGCAGCGCGGCATGGGCCTGGACTGGGCCGGAGCCGCGGAGCTGATCCGCCGCTCCGCCGCCGAGGCGAAGTCCGTGGGCGGCCTGATCGCCTGCGGTGTGGGCACCGACCAGCTCACCGGCCCCGCCACCCTGACCGAGGTGCGCGCCGCGTACGAGGAGCAGCTCGCCCTGGTCGAGGAGAGCGGAGCGCGGGCCATCCTGATGGCCTCCCGCGCGCTGGCCGCCGCGGCGAAGGGCCCCGAGGACTACCTGGAGACGTACGCCCATCTCCTGCGCCAGGCCACCGAGCCGGTCGTCCTCCACTGGCTCGGCCCCATGTTCGACCCGGCGCTGGAGGGCTACTGGGGCAGCACGGACCTCGACGCCGCCACGGACACCTTCCTGAAGGTCATCGCCGAACACCCGGACAAGGTCGACGGCATCAAGATCTCGCTCCTGGACGCCGAGCGCGAGATCGACGTACGGCGCCGTCTCCCGAGCGGGGTGCGCTGCTACACCGGTGACGACTTCAACTACCCCGAGCTGATCGCCGGTGACGACCGCGGCTTCAGCCACGCCCTGCTCGGCATCTTCGACCCGCTCGGCCCGCTGGCCGCGCACGCGGTGCGGGTCCTGGACACCGGGGACGTGCGGGGCTTCCGCGATCTGCTGGACCCCACGGTCGAGCTGTCGCGCCACCTTTTCAAGGCCCCGACCCGCTTCTACAAGACGGGCGTGGTGTTCCTCGCCTGGCTGGCGGGCCACCAGGACCACTTCACGATGGTCGGCGGGCTGCAGTCGGCCCGTTCGCTGCCGCACCTGGCGAAGGCGTACGAACTGGCCGACCGGCTGGGCCTGTTCCCGGACCCCGAGCTGGCCGAGTCCCGGATGCGCGCCCTGTTGACCGTTCACGGAGGAAGCCGATGA
- a CDS encoding sugar phosphate isomerase/epimerase family protein, whose protein sequence is MSTELSRLSVNQETVRQLSLPELAEGCAKAGIGSVGLWRAPVQEYGVERAGQLMRDAGLTVTSLCRGGFLTATDPAERARALDDNRAAVDEAAGVNTDTLVLVSGGLPAGEKDLHAARERIADALAELAPYAYERGVRLAIEPLHPMFASDRCVVSTLSQALDLAERFPAEQVGVVVDAYHIWWDDQVAAQIARAGAGGRIHSFQLADWITPLPAGVLVGRGQLGDGCVDFRAMRRQVEATGFDGPIEVEIFNEGLWARDGAEVIGEVAARYLEHAC, encoded by the coding sequence ATGAGCACCGAACTGTCGCGCCTGTCCGTCAACCAGGAGACGGTCCGGCAGCTGTCCCTGCCCGAACTCGCCGAGGGCTGCGCCAAGGCGGGCATCGGCAGTGTCGGCCTGTGGCGCGCCCCGGTGCAGGAGTACGGCGTCGAGCGCGCCGGGCAGCTGATGAGGGACGCGGGCCTGACCGTCACCAGTCTCTGCCGCGGCGGATTCCTCACCGCGACCGACCCCGCCGAGCGCGCCCGTGCGCTGGACGACAACCGTGCGGCCGTCGACGAGGCCGCGGGCGTGAACACCGACACCCTGGTCCTGGTCTCCGGCGGGCTCCCCGCGGGGGAGAAGGACCTGCACGCGGCACGTGAGCGGATCGCCGACGCCCTGGCCGAACTGGCGCCGTACGCCTACGAGCGGGGTGTCCGGCTCGCGATCGAGCCGCTGCACCCGATGTTCGCGTCGGACCGCTGCGTGGTCTCCACGCTTTCGCAGGCCCTGGACCTCGCGGAGCGGTTCCCGGCCGAGCAGGTCGGGGTGGTCGTGGACGCCTACCACATCTGGTGGGACGACCAGGTTGCCGCGCAGATCGCGCGGGCGGGCGCGGGTGGCCGGATCCACTCCTTCCAGCTGGCCGACTGGATCACCCCGCTCCCGGCGGGCGTCCTGGTGGGCCGTGGCCAACTGGGCGACGGCTGCGTGGACTTCCGTGCCATGCGCCGCCAGGTGGAGGCCACAGGATTCGACGGACCGATCGAGGTCGAGATCTTCAACGAGGGACTCTGGGCGCGTGACGGCGCCGAAGTGATCGGCGAAGTCGCAGCCCGGTACCTGGAACACGCCTGCTGA
- a CDS encoding helix-turn-helix domain-containing protein, which yields MTKQFSGSPEEQADLRRADSLAREIFSDVANKWALLIIEALGDRTLRFSELRSAVEGVSHKMLTQNLRMLERNGLVERTVYPTVPPKVEYTLTGPGQGLRKTVDVMCDWTHRHIGHIEAARSGFDGA from the coding sequence GTGACCAAGCAGTTCAGCGGCTCCCCCGAGGAACAGGCCGATCTGAGGCGCGCGGATTCACTGGCGCGGGAGATCTTCTCGGACGTCGCCAACAAGTGGGCACTCCTGATCATCGAGGCCCTGGGCGACCGCACCCTGCGCTTCAGTGAGCTGCGGAGCGCGGTCGAGGGGGTCAGCCACAAGATGCTCACCCAGAACCTGCGCATGCTGGAGCGCAACGGTCTGGTCGAGCGCACCGTGTATCCCACGGTCCCGCCGAAGGTCGAGTACACCCTGACCGGACCGGGTCAGGGGCTGCGGAAGACGGTCGACGTGATGTGCGACTGGACCCACCGGCACATCGGCCACATCGAGGCGGCCAGGAGCGGCTTCGACGGCGCCTGA
- a CDS encoding RidA family protein produces MAITLTNPTGLPEIDVYRQVSVATGSKLVFVAGQVAWDADGVTVGEGDLAAQVEQCYVNVATALAGVGASFDDVAKLNVHVVGWTPDKMPLLLEGISRASARLGTTPVPPATMLGVAALDVPEHLVEVEATAVID; encoded by the coding sequence ATGGCCATCACCCTGACCAACCCCACGGGACTGCCGGAGATCGATGTCTACCGGCAGGTGTCGGTCGCGACCGGTTCGAAGCTGGTCTTCGTCGCCGGACAGGTCGCCTGGGACGCCGACGGCGTCACGGTGGGCGAAGGCGACCTGGCGGCCCAGGTCGAGCAGTGCTACGTCAACGTCGCCACCGCGCTGGCGGGCGTCGGAGCCTCTTTCGACGACGTGGCGAAGCTGAACGTGCACGTCGTCGGCTGGACCCCCGACAAGATGCCCCTGCTCCTGGAGGGGATCTCCCGGGCGTCCGCCCGGCTGGGCACCACCCCGGTACCGCCGGCCACCATGCTCGGCGTCGCCGCCTTGGACGTCCCCGAGCACCTGGTCGAGGTAGAGGCCACGGCGGTCATCGACTGA
- a CDS encoding hydrogenase expression protein HypA, with product MKRAGTAAATASVTGAARGIGVPEPSTQEAPGRASADGSDETTVASASASPASDPVAAHAATGTVSGSPSPAVAVATAAAGSGGVGTRAVGELLGSRPKKPMLAAAAIIGAILVSVPFLISGQDDRKPEQDRTQNAAGTVLGTESSEPPETYTSKSPSPSVTPSKEKEKEKAKVQVQEKPSEAPAVKPVMVPPPKKPERKPTATVTAKALPSTAADALSSLAEADPEGRHICYRAFVSGSGWQAPVCDGTMAGTAGQGKQITALNIAVWNVGGSSANALLHDQGSTSGNAKWAPSWTALAADGKNNYIGSSKQGAPFMTGFAMNVGKGGVCHTAKMGNGGWGRQYCKNSRPEYMFVGTTDNKGWFEAVKLTV from the coding sequence GTGAAGCGAGCGGGTACGGCCGCCGCCACCGCTTCCGTCACCGGTGCCGCCCGGGGCATCGGCGTCCCGGAGCCGTCGACGCAGGAGGCGCCCGGACGGGCGTCGGCCGACGGCTCCGACGAGACCACCGTGGCTTCGGCTTCGGCGTCGCCCGCCTCCGACCCGGTCGCGGCGCACGCGGCCACCGGTACCGTCAGCGGGTCCCCGAGCCCCGCAGTCGCAGTCGCGACGGCGGCGGCGGGCAGCGGTGGCGTGGGCACGCGCGCGGTCGGCGAACTGCTCGGCAGCCGACCGAAGAAACCGATGCTGGCCGCGGCGGCGATCATCGGCGCGATCCTGGTTTCCGTACCGTTCCTCATCTCGGGCCAGGACGACCGCAAGCCCGAGCAGGACCGCACGCAGAACGCGGCAGGCACGGTCCTGGGCACCGAAAGCTCCGAGCCCCCGGAGACCTACACCAGCAAGTCGCCGAGCCCTTCCGTGACTCCGAGCAAGGAGAAGGAGAAGGAGAAGGCGAAGGTGCAGGTGCAGGAGAAGCCGTCCGAGGCGCCTGCCGTCAAGCCGGTGATGGTACCGCCGCCGAAGAAGCCTGAGCGCAAGCCCACGGCCACGGTGACGGCGAAGGCGTTGCCGAGCACGGCCGCCGACGCGTTGAGCAGTCTCGCCGAGGCCGACCCCGAGGGGCGGCACATCTGTTACCGGGCCTTCGTGTCCGGGAGTGGCTGGCAGGCACCGGTGTGCGACGGGACGATGGCCGGGACGGCGGGCCAGGGGAAGCAGATCACGGCTCTCAACATCGCGGTGTGGAACGTCGGCGGGTCCTCCGCGAACGCCCTGCTGCACGACCAGGGTTCGACGAGTGGCAACGCAAAGTGGGCCCCGAGCTGGACGGCCCTCGCCGCAGACGGCAAGAACAACTACATAGGCAGTTCGAAGCAGGGTGCCCCTTTCATGACGGGATTCGCCATGAACGTCGGTAAGGGCGGCGTCTGCCACACGGCCAAAATGGGCAACGGCGGCTGGGGCAGGCAGTACTGCAAGAACAGCCGACCCGAGTACATGTTCGTCGGCACCACCGACAACAAGGGCTGGTTCGAGGCCGTGAAGCTCACGGTATGA
- a CDS encoding class I SAM-dependent methyltransferase, translating into MDRNIRSVDDVLKLMDSLFAPGADRWTSGAGAWWDGFYEDRSKPVPFFVAKPDESLVSFLDRGVVAPGRALDLGCGPGRNALYLASRGFEVDAVDLSPGAIAWAEERAADAGADIRFHCGDAFADDAPAGPYDLVHDSGCFHHLPPHRRVSYLELVDRTLAPGGYLSLSCFASGAMGSELPDAEFYGGAGLQGGLAYTPESLRWIFSGMEEIELRRMRDEPAGSPHFGEDFLWTALFRKPDGAGPLIR; encoded by the coding sequence ATGGACCGGAACATACGCTCGGTGGACGACGTACTGAAGCTCATGGACAGCCTGTTCGCGCCTGGGGCCGACCGGTGGACCAGCGGTGCGGGCGCCTGGTGGGACGGGTTCTACGAGGACCGCTCGAAGCCCGTGCCCTTCTTCGTGGCGAAGCCGGACGAGAGCCTCGTCTCCTTCCTCGACCGGGGCGTCGTCGCCCCCGGCCGTGCCCTCGATCTCGGCTGCGGACCAGGACGCAACGCCCTGTACCTGGCGTCACGGGGTTTCGAGGTGGATGCCGTCGATCTGTCGCCGGGGGCCATCGCCTGGGCCGAGGAGCGGGCCGCCGATGCGGGAGCAGACATCCGCTTCCACTGCGGGGACGCCTTCGCCGACGACGCGCCCGCCGGGCCGTACGACCTTGTTCACGACTCCGGCTGCTTCCACCACCTGCCGCCCCACCGGCGCGTCAGCTACCTCGAACTCGTCGACCGTACCCTCGCCCCCGGCGGGTATCTCTCCCTCAGCTGCTTCGCCTCGGGGGCCATGGGTTCGGAACTGCCCGACGCGGAGTTCTACGGCGGTGCGGGACTTCAGGGCGGGCTCGCCTACACGCCCGAGTCGCTGCGCTGGATCTTCTCCGGGATGGAGGAGATCGAACTGCGCCGGATGCGGGACGAGCCCGCCGGCTCCCCCCACTTCGGCGAGGACTTCCTCTGGACCGCACTGTTCAGGAAGCCGGACGGGGCCGGCCCGCTCATTCGATGA